The Flavobacterium sp. 102 genomic interval CGGATGCAAATGCAGAAATGAGCGATCAAATTCGTCTGCTTCAACAACGGTAACTGTTTTTCCGTTTCCGATTAAATTGGAATGATAATTTTCTACAATTCCGCCTAAAAAAGCAGTGACATCTGCACCACTTTCATAAAGAATATGACCCAAAATACTGGACGTTGTTGTTTTTCCGTGTGTTCCGGCCACGGCGAAACAAAACGTGTCTTTGGTGATGATTCCCAACACTTCCGCACGTTTTTTTACTGTATAATTTCTTTCCAAAAAGTAATTCCATTCCGAGTGCGAAACGGGAACAGCCGGCGTGATAATTACTAACGTATTTTCAACATAATACTCTTCTGGAATTAAACCAATACTGTCTTCAAAGTGAATGTTCATTCCGCCCGCAATCAACTCGTTGGTCAACATGGTTGGCGTCTTGTCGTAACCCGAAACATTTTTACCGATGTTTTGGAAATAACGAGCCAAGGCGCTCATTCCGATGCCTCCGATGCCGATGAAATATACGTTATGGATTTGGTTTAGATTCATTTTATTTACTGAGTAGCTGAGATACTATGTTTTTATCAATTTTATTATTTGTTCTACTATGTCTTTTGTAGCGTTTGGCTTGGCTAATTTTTTTATGTTTTGGCTTAATGTTAGCTGCAAATCTTCATTGGAAATTAAATCTGAAAAGGTGGTTTCAAACGTTGAATCCAATTCGCTTTCTCTCAAAAGGATGGCGCCATTTTTATCTACAATGGCTTTCGCATTTTTGGTTTGATGGTCTTCGGCCACATTGGGTGACGGAATAAAAATGGTTGGTTTTCCCACCAAACACAACTCAGAAACTGACGATGCTCCGGCACGCGAAATCACGAAATCGGCTGCCGCATAAATCAAATCCATTCTGTCAATGAAATCAACCACTTGAACATTCTCTCTTTCGTTGAAATGTTGGTATTCATCGAAATACAATTTACCGCATTGCCAAAAAACCTGAACACCGCTTTCTAAAAGAAAATCGAGTTCTTTTGCGATTAATTGGTTTATTCTTCTTGCCCCGAGACTCCCACCCAAAACCAACAAGGTTTTTTTATGGGTATCTAATTTGAAATAAGCTATTCCTTCTTCTGTCTTGGTTTCCACATCCAGCAAATCCTGACGAACGGGATTTCCTGTGAAAACAATCTTCTCTTTTGGAAAAAATCGTTCCAAATTTTCATACGCCACACAAATCGCATTGGCTCTTTTGCTCAACAGTTTGTTGGTAATTCCGGGAAACGAATTTTGTTCTTGAATCACGGTTGGAATATCCATACTATTGGCCATTTGCAATAACGGTCCGCTGGCAAAACCACCAGTTCCGATGACCACATCGGGTTTGAAACTTTTTAAAATTTGGCGCGAAGTCAAAAGACTACTTACCAATTTTAAGGGAAACATGGCGTTTTGTAAGGTCAATTTTCGTTGCAAACCGGCAATCCAAAGACCATTGATTTTATATCCAGCTTGAGGCACTTTTTGCATTTCCATTTTATCTTTGGCGCCTACAAAAAGAAATTCCGCTTCCGGAAATCGAGACTTTAATTCATTGGCAATCGCAACCGCCGGATAAATGTGTCCGCCTGTTCCGCCGCCGCTTAATATGAATTTTAATTTGCTCATTTGTTATTTCTTCAAAATTGGTTCCAATGGATTGGCTTTGTCTTCGATTGAAAAACCTTCCAGTTCTATTTTTTGCTTCGCCTGTTCGCCATTCTGGCTCGAGTCAGCTTCTTCCTCTTCTTGCAATTGCTTGTCAATCATGCGTTGTAAAGCATCTTCTCTCTTTTGTTTTTCAGCTAATTCTTCTGCAATTTCTTCTTCTTTCTTGGTCACACTTAAAATAATTCCGAGTGCGATACAAGTCATCCAAATGGAACTTCCTCCACTACTAATCAAGGGTAATGTTTGTCCGGTTACCGGTAATAATTCTACTGCGACAGCCATATTGGTCATCGCTTGAAAAATAATTGGAAACCCTAAACCGATGACGACGAGTTTTCCGAAAAGCGAATTGGATTTGTGAGCCGCAACGACAAATCGGAACAACAAAAGCAAGTACATACACAATACCAAAATACCTCCGAACAATCCGTATTCTTCAACAATAATGGCATAAATGAAATCGGAAGAAGATTGTGGCAAAAAATTTTTCTGCACACTTTTCCCCGGACCTAATCCATAAACACCACCTGACGCGATAGCGATTTTGGCCTTTTCGATTTGGTAATCATCTTCATCGGGTTTGTCTGTGGTGAAATTATCAATACGGTTAATCCAAGTATCTACACGATTTGGAAAAGCTTCAGGGAATTGTTTGGCTACCAAAATAAAAAAGGTCAAGCCGATGATTCCAGCGCCCAGAATAATTCCGATATATTTTAATGGATATTTACCAATAAACGTCAACATCAAAACCATTGAAAAGATCAAAGCTGCCGTGGATAAATTGGCGGGTAAAATTAAAACTACCGTTATAAAAACCGGTGTCCATAAATCCCACAATGAATTTTGAAATGTGATTGGTGTTTCACGGCTTTTGGACAAATAGCGCGCAACAAAAACATACAATACTATTGAGGCTAAAGTTGACGTTTGAAACGTTATTCCGATAAACGGAATTTGGATCCAGCGGCTGGCATTGGCACCATCGATAATGGTTCCTTTAAGCAATGTATAAATTAACAACACCCAAACGACCGGCAACAATAGTCGTGAAATCGTTCGGAAATAGTGATACGGTACTTTGTGAATTTTGTATAAAATAAAAAACCCTACTAAAACTTGCGCTCCGTGTTTTAACAAATACGTCAAAGCATTTCCGGAACCGTGACGCATGTAAGCTAAATTACTACTCGCACTAAACACCGGCATAAACGAAAATAACGCCAACAAGGCAACGAATGCCCAGATGACTTTATCTCCTTTTAAACTGTGAATTAGCTCTTTCATGTTACTATTACAAATTTTGAACTGCTACTTTAAATTGGTTTCCTCTGTCTTCGTAATTTTGGAACAAATCAAAACTGGCACAAGCTGGAGACAATAAAACTGCATCACCTTTTTCGGTTAAATGTTTCGCAGTATTTACGGCATCGCGCATGTTGTCCACTTCCACCATCATATCTACTACATCACTAAAGGCATCGATGATTTTTTTGTTATCTAAACCAAGACAAATAATTGCTTTAACTTTTTCGCGCACTAACGGCATCAACTCACTGTAATCGTTTCCTTTATCGACACCACCGACAATCCAAACCGTTGGCACTGTCATGCTGTCTAATGCGAAGAAAGTTGCGTTTACATTGGTTGCTTTGCTGTCGTTGATGTATTGAACATTTTGAATTTTCAGTACTTTTTCCAAACGGTGTTCTACCCCTTGAAAATTGGACAAACTCTCTCGAATGGTTTGCTTTCTGATTTTCATCAATTGGGCGACAGAAGTGGCAGCCATAGCGTTTTTCATGTTGTGTTTTCCTTCTAAAGAAATGTCCGCTGTTTTCATTTCAAATTCCTCGTTGTTGATGATGATGTCCATAATATTGTTTTTTATAAAGGCTCCGTTTTCAAAAGTTTGTAATAGTGAAAAAGGAATTAATTGTGCTTTTGTTTTATTGTTTTGTAACCACTCTGAAATCGCCTCGTCATCGGCGTCATAGATGAAAAAATCATCTTCAGTTTGGTTCATTGTTATTCTAAATTTTGACGCGATATAATTTTCATATTTGTACTCATATCTGTCTAAATGATCAGGACTAATGTTGGTCAGAATCGCTATGTCAGGTTTGTAACGTATTATTCCGTCTAATTGAAAACTGCTCAATTCCAACACATAGCAATCGTAGT includes:
- the murG gene encoding undecaprenyldiphospho-muramoylpentapeptide beta-N-acetylglucosaminyltransferase, encoding MSKLKFILSGGGTGGHIYPAVAIANELKSRFPEAEFLFVGAKDKMEMQKVPQAGYKINGLWIAGLQRKLTLQNAMFPLKLVSSLLTSRQILKSFKPDVVIGTGGFASGPLLQMANSMDIPTVIQEQNSFPGITNKLLSKRANAICVAYENLERFFPKEKIVFTGNPVRQDLLDVETKTEEGIAYFKLDTHKKTLLVLGGSLGARRINQLIAKELDFLLESGVQVFWQCGKLYFDEYQHFNERENVQVVDFIDRMDLIYAAADFVISRAGASSVSELCLVGKPTIFIPSPNVAEDHQTKNAKAIVDKNGAILLRESELDSTFETTFSDLISNEDLQLTLSQNIKKLAKPNATKDIVEQIIKLIKT
- the murD gene encoding UDP-N-acetylmuramoyl-L-alanine--D-glutamate ligase; the protein is MQRLVILGGGESGVGTAILGKKEGFEVFVSDMGKIKEKYKDVLNQYEIKWEDEQHTEDLILNADVVMKSPGIPDKSPLVKKLLENGISVISEIEFAYPFTKAKTIGITGSNGKTTTTMLTYHLLKEGGLNVGLGGNIGKSFAWQVAEENYDCYVLELSSFQLDGIIRYKPDIAILTNISPDHLDRYEYKYENYIASKFRITMNQTEDDFFIYDADDEAISEWLQNNKTKAQLIPFSLLQTFENGAFIKNNIMDIIINNEEFEMKTADISLEGKHNMKNAMAATSVAQLMKIRKQTIRESLSNFQGVEHRLEKVLKIQNVQYINDSKATNVNATFFALDSMTVPTVWIVGGVDKGNDYSELMPLVREKVKAIICLGLDNKKIIDAFSDVVDMMVEVDNMRDAVNTAKHLTEKGDAVLLSPACASFDLFQNYEDRGNQFKVAVQNL
- a CDS encoding FtsW/RodA/SpoVE family cell cycle protein: MKELIHSLKGDKVIWAFVALLALFSFMPVFSASSNLAYMRHGSGNALTYLLKHGAQVLVGFFILYKIHKVPYHYFRTISRLLLPVVWVLLIYTLLKGTIIDGANASRWIQIPFIGITFQTSTLASIVLYVFVARYLSKSRETPITFQNSLWDLWTPVFITVVLILPANLSTAALIFSMVLMLTFIGKYPLKYIGIILGAGIIGLTFFILVAKQFPEAFPNRVDTWINRIDNFTTDKPDEDDYQIEKAKIAIASGGVYGLGPGKSVQKNFLPQSSSDFIYAIIVEEYGLFGGILVLCMYLLLLFRFVVAAHKSNSLFGKLVVIGLGFPIIFQAMTNMAVAVELLPVTGQTLPLISSGGSSIWMTCIALGIILSVTKKEEEIAEELAEKQKREDALQRMIDKQLQEEEEADSSQNGEQAKQKIELEGFSIEDKANPLEPILKK